CAGAAAAAAATAATCGTAGCAAGGGAAAGGGTCAGTGAATTTAAGATATGGATAAACCAGTAAAGGCATGAAAAAATTGTTTTTATTCTTTTTGTTTTACCTGGTACAATTTGATTTGTCGGCCCAAACCTATCAAATTGCATCAACAGATACCCTGCCTAAAACTGTTCTTTTGCTGGAAAAGCGGGTTTTTGAAATTGAAAACAATCTTTACCAATCTAAAAAACAACTTAAGACCGGGATTTTTGTAGCTACATTGGGTTATTCGGTAACTATAGTTGGGGGACAACTATTAGGAAGCAATCCCAAACTGGGAGAAACTTTACTGTATGTAGGAGGTGGGATAGGTATTTCTGGAACCGTAATCTTGGTCAAAGGATTTAAAAAAATTTCTGTAAGACCGCCAGGGCCTCCAATATGATTCAATTTTGCTCTGATGGCCCTTTTGGTTGTACTAGAATAACACTTTCTTTGTCCACCGTTACCGCCCCGGGTGCAGAACCTTTAACTTTTCTGACAAATTTAACAGGGGTGTAAATCACAGGGGCCAGGGACTCATTTTTGTGTTTGGAGTAAAATGCTGCCAACTCTCCAGCCCTTTCGATTACAGTTTTTGGATAATTCAAACCGGACCGGAACTTGATGACCACATGGGAACCGGATACATCTTTGGCATGCAACCAAAGGTCTTCCTTCCAAGCAAAGTGGCGGAGTAGTTCGTCATTTGCCTTGGCTGATTTTCCGACCAATACATCAAATCCCTCGATCTCGAACCTTTTGAAGGGTACTTGCTCTTCTTTTTCTTTCTGTTTTTCTATTAGCTGCCTAGATTTAATAAATTCTTTCAGCTCTCTGAAATTATTTACACCCTCCAGTTCCGTAAGCCAATCTTCCAATTGAAGGAGGAGATTTTCTTTTTCCTCAAGGTTCTGATAGAGCTGATCAAGTTCTTTTTTCCTGTTTTTTGATTTTCTGTAGAGGTTTTCTGCAAATTTCTGGGGGGACAAACCTCGTTTGAGTTTGATCTTTTCGTCTTTCTGTGTGTAGAAGTTAAAAAGTGTTACCTCTTCTTGATCAGTATTGATCCCATGAAGATTAGCCATAATGATGTCCGCTATCTGGGAAGGGGAGGTGCCTGATTCCAATTCTTCCAGCTTTTCAGTGGTTTTTTGAATATAGGCTTTCGTCCTTTTCTTTTGGTCTTCAAAGGTTTTTTGCCAATGAGTTTTCTCTTTTTCAAAAGCCTGTATGACTACTTTGTATTTGAAAAGTTCATTACAGGCCTCAACAGGGTCTGAAGTTTCAAAAATCGGATTTTCAGCTGGAAGTAAGGTTAAATAATATTCTTTTTCCTCTTTGATGATTGCGAAATAAGGGACATCCAGCATGTCCATAACATCTGCCATTAATTGCCATTTTTGCAATAGACCTCCTTCAATATACCCTTTGTTTTTTAGCCATTCTCTAGGGATTTTCCCTAAAGTGGGCAAAAATTTTGAAGCGTTGCCTTCCAAATATTCGAAATGTTCAAAGCTAAGGTCAAGATATGCATCTATTTCGTCCAGTTTCAATTTCCAATCATCCTTCAATTCATTTCTGAATAGAACAGATGGGATTAGTGAGGCATTGGGATAGAATAATACATTGCTCCTTGTTCCGTGAAGTTTAAAGACCAGACAATCTCCTGATACAAAGTCAATCCGGAATGCACGTTCAAACTGGAATGTTTTAATTCTATTAATTTCCTGGCCAATGATTTCGGAGAATAAGGAGATGGTATTTCTTTTGCTTCTCTTGAAATCAGCTGGAAAGGACATGCAGGAAATAATGGGAAGGAGATTCGCCCTGATATATTGATCTTCACCTCTACCGGTACAACCGATGACCAATTCATCTTTGTTTTGGGAGAAGCAGGTAATCACACGCATACCTTGAAACCTCTTTTGAAGTTCAGGGCATAAAAACCTTAGAAAGTGATAATTGAAATGCATTAGTCAATATAGATCTTCAGCCCGTCATAAGCCAGTTTGATATAATCCGGAAGTTCTTTTTCGATTTCCTGATGTGTCCCTAGTTTATGACTGATATGGGTGAAATAAGCCATTTCCGGTTGGATGATTTCAGTGAGCTGAATGGCTTCGTCCAAGGTCAAATGGGAGATATGATGACTTTTTTGTAAGGCATTAAGTACAAGGATCTTTGTTCCTTTGATTTTTTCAATTTCTTTTGGTTCGATTTGTTTGGCATCCGTGATGTAGGTAAAGTCCTTGAAGCGAAACCCAAAAACCGGAAGTCTGTAATGCATTACCTGAATAGGAATAACGGGAATTTCTTCTGCTGTAAAGGTATTGTTGGTAATTTCATAAGGAACGACAGAAGGCACGCCCGGATATTTTACCTCTTCAAAAATATAAGAATATTCCCTTTTTATTTGGTTAAGTACCTTTTTGGACCCATAAATGGGCATGTCTTTTTTTTGCGAAAAATTGAATGGTCTTATATCGTCCAATCCTGCCGTATGGTCTTTATGCTCATGAGTAAAAAGTACTGCGTCCAGTTTAGTGATTTTTTCACGCAGCATTTGAAACCGGAAATCAGGACCTGTGTCTATGACAATACTTTTTCCGTCGATTTCAAGGTGTAAGGCACATCGGGTCCTTTTATCTCTAAAATCCAATGAACTGCAAACGGGACAGTCACAACCTATGACCGGCACGCCCTGTGATGTACCTGTTCCTAAAAATGTTACTTTCAAAGCTTTAATTCTGTTTGCTGAAGTTCAGTTAACAGGGACTGTATTTTTTGGTCTTCAAAATCATTGGGATTAAAACCAAGCTCTTTAATAATGTCCAAAAGCGCATTGATTTTTCCATCCAGCGTGTAGTATTTGTTGATGATTACGATTTTGCTTTCTTTAAGAACACAGTATCCTGATTTGAAATTTCCTTTTTCGTACCTCAAAATATACTCAGAAGCCGCAAATATGTTTTCCAGCTTATCAAGAAAGTTTTTGGTGTACTTTACAGTCATATTAAAAAATCTAGGACAAATATTTCTTTACGGTAGCCAACAACAGGTCATAATCCAAAGGTTTTTGGACATAATCATTTAGCCCTGCTTTTTTGAAGTCGTCCATGGTATAGTTCTTGTAATTTCCCGTAATGGCAACAATGGGAATTTTGGATTTTTTTTGATCTGGAAGAGCCCGAATTGCGGTTGTACATTCTATGCCATCCATTAGAGGCATATTGATGTCCATCAGAATCAGATCAAAATCCTCATTGGATAGTTTTTCTAAAACCTGTTTTCCGTTTTTTACCGCTGTGATGTGGTAATTTTCAAACATCAAAACGTTTTTGGTAAGATTGATAATTACAGAACTGTCTTCAGCTACCAGTACTTTTCTAGTTGGCGTCATGGATTTAGGTATTCTGATGATTGATAATGTTCTTTAAAGGTTTCAAATAAGGTCTTCAAATATATGTAATCTTTTAACGAATTGTTAAAATTGCCTGATTTTATGTTTCTTTCAAATGCTTGGGAAAAAGCAAACAATTGCATGGCTCCTAAAGTGCCGGAGTTCCCTTTTATAATATGTAACTTTTCTCCAATTTCTTGATAATCACCATATTTGAACAGGTATTCCATTTCCTCCAAAAGCTTTTCTGTTTCCAAGATGAAATCATCGTAGACCAATTTTATGTTTTCAATAGAGTTGAACTTCAATAATTTGACTAAAACATTGTGATCAAGAACTGCTGTATCTTCAAGGTTGGTCCCTATATTTTGGTTGTTGTTTTCAGAACTGTCAGATTTTTTTATCAGGTAATTGATCGTTTCAAGAAGCTGCTTTGGTTTGATGGGTTTGGAAATAAAATCATCAAAACCTGCAGACAGAAAGTATTCCCTGTCTTTTGTTTCAGCGAAGGCAGACACTGCTACTATTGGTGCATTACTTAGTTGGTTTTCTTTGATGGCCTTAAGTGTATTGATTCCATCTAATTGAGGCATTTGTATATCCAAAAGAATCACATCAAAATGATCATTTTTTAATTTTTGGATTACTTCCTTGCCATTTTCAGCGATATCATATTGATAAACTTGGCTGATAATATTTTGAAATACCCTTCTATTTAAGGCATTGTCGTCTGCCATCAGGACCTTTTTGTTTTTCATCAGGTTTTATTGATATTTTTGGAAGCCTAATTTATAACTCCTAAGCTGAATTGCTGAAACAAAATAAATATCTCATCATGGTGGTTGGTCCTACCGCTGTAGGAAAGACTTCCCTTTGCATAAAATTAGCCAAAAACTTCCAAACTGAAATCATTTCTTCGGATAGCCGGCAATTTTATAGAGAAACTCAGATTGGGACTGCTAAACCCAGCCCAGAGGAATTGGCTGAGGTCAGGCACCATTTGATAGATCATAAATCGATTTTTGATGTTTATGATGTGAAGGATTTTGAAAAGGATGCGCTAAAAGTTATTGAAGAGATATTCCAAACCCGGGATGTGGCAATTATGACCGGAGGTTCCGGTCTTTTTGTGGATATTATTGCTCATGGGATGGATGAAATTCCTGACATCGATCCTCAGATTAGGACAGATTTGATAAAATTATATCAGGAGTTTGGTCTGGAGTACCTGCAAAATAAACTAAAAGAGACCGATCCCGAATATTTTGAAGAGGTTGATTTGATGAACCCACAGCGACTGATGCGCGCCATTGAAGTTTGCTTGGGTACCGGAAAACTCTACAGTACTTTTAGGCAGAAAAAGAAAATAGAACGGCCATTTCACATAATCAAAGTGGGGCTTAATAGGGATAGGGAGGAATTGTACCAAAGAATAGATCAAAGAATGGAAGAAATGATAGCCGAAGGACTTTTTGAAGAAGCAGAAAGATTGTTTCCTTACAGGCATTTGAATGCCTTGCAGACGGTGGGATATTCTGAGGTTTTCGGGTATTTAGAAGGAAATTATGACAAAGAAGAAGCCATCAGACTGTTGAAGCGTAATTCCAGAAGGTATGCCAAACGTCAGTTGACCTGGTTTAGAAAAGATCCGGAAATTACCTGGTTTCACCCTGATCAGGAGCTGGAAATTATGGCATTTGTCCAGGAAAAGATCAGGTTTTTGAAAAGATAAAAACCTTAATAGGGTTTGTGCCCCATAATTTTAGCTACAAAGCTGTAGGGCTTCTTTGAGATAAGCCTGTTGTATTCGGATTTTAAAAGTTTAACTTGTTGATAAGGTTTTCTCACTTTTTTATCAAAAGCATCCAACTGATCCTCCTGAATTGATTTTTTTACATTTTGGTAAAGTTTTGAAATACGGTCCTGCTTTATTTCTTCATTGGATATCGAAGACTGGGAGAAAGCCCTCAAGCCCTCCATCATTTTAAACTGATTGTCTTGGATTTGTATTTTTTTTGATTTTAAAGAATTGTTTACGGCCATAATGAATAAGATTATGGCCGCGGACATTGTTAGTATGACAGGAATAAACCCCATGTTAAATGCTTAATATTTCGATTAATTTGAGATGATCTTCTTTGAGTTGTTTGGTCTTTCCTATGCAGTCTGCAAAGGGCGTGTAAACCACTTCTCCGTTTACTACCCCGGCCATGCAATTTGAATGTCCATTCAATAACCCTTCCACAGCTGCCATTCCGCAACGGGAAGCCAAAACCCTGTCTCTTGCGGTCGGATTTCCCCCTCTTTGGATATGTCCTAATGTAGTGACTTTAAATTCCTTTTCAGGGTCATTCACTTTGTCTTTTACTTTTTGCATGATCTCTTCTGCCCCTCCTTCATCATCCCCTTCGGCGACCACAATGATAGACGAACTTTTACTTTTCCTCAGGTTTTTGAGGGACTTAACCACGCTTTTCAGATCAGTTTCCGTTTCAGGAATCATGACAAATTCTGCACCTCCTCCAATTCCACATTCCAGGGCAATATACCCTGAATCTCTTCCCATCACCTCGATAAAGAATATCCTGTCATGGGCAGCGGCTGTATCCCTGATTTTATCAATTGCTTCCAAAGCAGTATTAACCGCTGTGTCAAAACCAATCGTATAATCAGTTCCATAAATATCATTGTCAATAGTCCCCGGACAGCCTATCGTAGGTATTCCAAACTCTTCGAAAAATATCTTAGCTCCTGTGAAAGTACCATCCCCACCTATGGCTACAATTCCTTCAATTTCATGTTTTTTCAATTGCTCATAAGCTCTTTTCCTTCCTTCTGGAGTTCTAAACTCTTCACTCCTGGCAGATTTGAGAATGGTGCCTCCTCTTTGGATAATATTGCTGACAGAATGGGATTGCATTTTTTTGATGTTTCCATTGATCATGCCATCATAACCATAGGAAATACCATACACTTCAATTTCTTTAAAAATAGCTGTTCTCACAACAGCCCGTATGCAAGCATTCATTCCCGGTGCATCTCCTCCGGAAGTAAAAACTGCTATTTTTTTCATTGTTCAATAGGTTTAACGAGGCGTAAAAATACTGATAAAACCCTTTCAAAAATAAGAAACTGGAAAATCTTTTAATTGTTCTTAGTCCCCGTTTTAATTGATTAAAATGGGTAGGGTAAAGCCTCGTTAAATTATTTTGGTAATAACCGGAAGCGATTGATCAGGTCGTAACTGCGGCTTTTTCTCCCAAAAGCACCAAATTATCAACCAGGACTTCTGTGATGTATTTTTTGACACCGTCTTTGTCCGTGTAGCTTCTGTTGGTAAGCTTTCCGTCAAGGGCAATCTCTGTTCCTTTATCGGTATATTTTTCAATGATTTCGGCAGGTTTTCCCCATGCAACCACATTATGCCAGGTGGTTTCTTCCACTTTCTCCCCTTTTTGGTTCTTGTAGAAATCATTAGTGGCCAGACTTAAAGAGGCCTTGACTTTTCCATCATCAAATCGCTTGATTTCAGCTTTGGCACCCAATCTCCCGATCAGTTGTACCCTGTTTCTTAAACTGCTCATAGTTTAAATAGTAAATGGTTAAAAGATTGATTTTGAAGTAGCCGACTAAAAAAAGGCAGCTGTCCAAATATCTAAAAAGGGGATGATTTGCCTAAATTCTAATCGGATATATCCGACTATATCCGTTTATGGGTTTTTGATTAAAATTCTTGAAATAATTTGCCTTCATAGCTTGGTGATAATTGCTTAGATTAAGGCCCTGAATTAACCAAAAACGAGAAATGAAAAAATTCAACTTC
This Cecembia calidifontis DNA region includes the following protein-coding sequences:
- a CDS encoding response regulator, giving the protein MTPTRKVLVAEDSSVIINLTKNVLMFENYHITAVKNGKQVLEKLSNEDFDLILMDINMPLMDGIECTTAIRALPDQKKSKIPIVAITGNYKNYTMDDFKKAGLNDYVQKPLDYDLLLATVKKYLS
- a CDS encoding MBL fold metallo-hydrolase, giving the protein MKVTFLGTGTSQGVPVIGCDCPVCSSLDFRDKRTRCALHLEIDGKSIVIDTGPDFRFQMLREKITKLDAVLFTHEHKDHTAGLDDIRPFNFSQKKDMPIYGSKKVLNQIKREYSYIFEEVKYPGVPSVVPYEITNNTFTAEEIPVIPIQVMHYRLPVFGFRFKDFTYITDAKQIEPKEIEKIKGTKILVLNALQKSHHISHLTLDEAIQLTEIIQPEMAYFTHISHKLGTHQEIEKELPDYIKLAYDGLKIYID
- the pfkA gene encoding 6-phosphofructokinase, coding for MKKIAVFTSGGDAPGMNACIRAVVRTAIFKEIEVYGISYGYDGMINGNIKKMQSHSVSNIIQRGGTILKSARSEEFRTPEGRKRAYEQLKKHEIEGIVAIGGDGTFTGAKIFFEEFGIPTIGCPGTIDNDIYGTDYTIGFDTAVNTALEAIDKIRDTAAAHDRIFFIEVMGRDSGYIALECGIGGGAEFVMIPETETDLKSVVKSLKNLRKSKSSSIIVVAEGDDEGGAEEIMQKVKDKVNDPEKEFKVTTLGHIQRGGNPTARDRVLASRCGMAAVEGLLNGHSNCMAGVVNGEVVYTPFADCIGKTKQLKEDHLKLIEILSI
- a CDS encoding response regulator, producing MKNKKVLMADDNALNRRVFQNIISQVYQYDIAENGKEVIQKLKNDHFDVILLDIQMPQLDGINTLKAIKENQLSNAPIVAVSAFAETKDREYFLSAGFDDFISKPIKPKQLLETINYLIKKSDSSENNNQNIGTNLEDTAVLDHNVLVKLLKFNSIENIKLVYDDFILETEKLLEEMEYLFKYGDYQEIGEKLHIIKGNSGTLGAMQLFAFSQAFERNIKSGNFNNSLKDYIYLKTLFETFKEHYQSSEYLNP
- a CDS encoding single-stranded DNA-binding protein, coding for MSSLRNRVQLIGRLGAKAEIKRFDDGKVKASLSLATNDFYKNQKGEKVEETTWHNVVAWGKPAEIIEKYTDKGTEIALDGKLTNRSYTDKDGVKKYITEVLVDNLVLLGEKAAVTT
- a CDS encoding NFACT RNA binding domain-containing protein; amino-acid sequence: MRVITCFSQNKDELVIGCTGRGEDQYIRANLLPIISCMSFPADFKRSKRNTISLFSEIIGQEINRIKTFQFERAFRIDFVSGDCLVFKLHGTRSNVLFYPNASLIPSVLFRNELKDDWKLKLDEIDAYLDLSFEHFEYLEGNASKFLPTLGKIPREWLKNKGYIEGGLLQKWQLMADVMDMLDVPYFAIIKEEKEYYLTLLPAENPIFETSDPVEACNELFKYKVVIQAFEKEKTHWQKTFEDQKKRTKAYIQKTTEKLEELESGTSPSQIADIIMANLHGINTDQEEVTLFNFYTQKDEKIKLKRGLSPQKFAENLYRKSKNRKKELDQLYQNLEEKENLLLQLEDWLTELEGVNNFRELKEFIKSRQLIEKQKEKEEQVPFKRFEIEGFDVLVGKSAKANDELLRHFAWKEDLWLHAKDVSGSHVVIKFRSGLNYPKTVIERAGELAAFYSKHKNESLAPVIYTPVKFVRKVKGSAPGAVTVDKESVILVQPKGPSEQN
- the miaA gene encoding tRNA (adenosine(37)-N6)-dimethylallyltransferase MiaA, with translation MVVGPTAVGKTSLCIKLAKNFQTEIISSDSRQFYRETQIGTAKPSPEELAEVRHHLIDHKSIFDVYDVKDFEKDALKVIEEIFQTRDVAIMTGGSGLFVDIIAHGMDEIPDIDPQIRTDLIKLYQEFGLEYLQNKLKETDPEYFEEVDLMNPQRLMRAIEVCLGTGKLYSTFRQKKKIERPFHIIKVGLNRDREELYQRIDQRMEEMIAEGLFEEAERLFPYRHLNALQTVGYSEVFGYLEGNYDKEEAIRLLKRNSRRYAKRQLTWFRKDPEITWFHPDQELEIMAFVQEKIRFLKR